In one Gopherus evgoodei ecotype Sinaloan lineage chromosome 1, rGopEvg1_v1.p, whole genome shotgun sequence genomic region, the following are encoded:
- the LOC115645062 gene encoding cathepsin E-like, whose product MGERFMAGWEVEATRLAASFAQPDNRVIRRAQQCALHIKEALKASFVTGQGIPERCGFAEGIYSENSRSRIPLGRFKSIKRQLREKGELEEFWKNHQPDIFARRYLHCFPSDIFLQAGSASERLYDYMNAQYYGVISVGTPPQKFTVVFDTGSSNFWVPSAYCISEACKMHEKFKSFLSNSYQHGGQAFALQYGTGQLLGIAGKDTLRISNISIEGQDFGESIFEPGMTFALAHFDGVLGLGYPSLAVGSALPVFDSIINQHLVEEPVFSFHLNRGEDIENGGELILGGIDHSLYKGSIHWVPVTEKSYWQIHVNNIKIQGRVALCFHGCEAIVDSGTSLITGPSLQIRQLQEHIGASPTQTGEFVVDCRRLSSLPHVSFTIGHREYTLTAKDYIIKETIEEKTVCISGFQSLDIATHTGQLWILGDVFMSAFYCIFDRGNDRVGFAKASHRREHS is encoded by the exons ATGGGGGAGCgttttatggcagggtgggaggttgaggcaactcgccTGGCGGCCAGTttcgcacagccagacaacagagtgattagaagagcgcagcagTGTGCGCTGCAcatcaaagaagctttgaaagcTAGTTTcgtgactggccagg GTATACCAGAGAGGTGCGGATTTGCAGAGGGCATATACTCAGAGAACTCCAGATCCAG GATCCCTTTAGGTCGATTTAAATCCATCAAGAGGCAGCTTCGAGAAAAGGGAGAACTGGAGGAATTTTGGAAAAATCATCAGCCTGACATTTTTGCTCGGAGATATCTGCATTGTTTCCCTTCAGATATTTTTCTGCAAGCTGGATCTGCTTCAGAAAGGCTATATGATTACATGAAT GCCCAATACTACGGGGTGATAAGTGTTGGCACCCCACCTCAGAAATTCACAGTGGTGTTCGACACAGGATCATCCAATTTTTGGGTCCCTTCAGCTTATTGCATCAGTGAAGCCTGCA AGATGCATGAAAAATTTAAATCATTTCTATCAAACTCCTATCAGCATGGAGGGCAGGCCTTTGCTCTACAGTATGGTACTGGACAGCTTCTAGGCATTGCTGGCAAAGACACATTACGG ATCAGCAACATTTCCATCGAGGGGCAGGACTTTGGAGAGTCTATCTTTGAGCCCGGCATGACTTTTGCTCTTGCACACTTTGATGGCGTGCTGGGTTTAGGATACCCTTCTTTAGCAGTTGGCAGTGCTCTTCCAGTATTTGACAGCATAATCAACCAACATCTGGTGGAGGAACCAGTGTTTTCCTTCCACTTGAACAG aGGAGAAGACATTGAAAATGGTGGTGAATTGATACTGGGGGGTATAGACCATTCCCTTTACAAAGGTTCAATTCACTGGGTTCCAGTTACTGAGAAAAGCTACTGGCAAATTCATGTTAACAA CATAAAAATCCAGGGACGGGTTGCGCTTTGCTTCCATGGTTGTGAAGCCATTGTTGATTCAGGCACTTCTCTTATTACCGGCCCCTCTTTACAAATAAGACAACTACAGGAGCATATCGGGGCCAGTCCAACACAAACTGGAGAG TTTGTTGTAGACTGCAGGAGACTGTCAAGCCTGCCACATGTAAGTTTCACCATTGGACATAGAGAATACACGTTAACAGCAAAAGACTATATAATAAAG GAAACCATAGAAGAAAAAACCGTGTGCATCAGTGGCTTTCAGTCTCTGGATATTGCCACTCATACTGGCCAGCTATGGATTTTAGGAGATGTATTCATGTCAGCGTTTTACTGTATTTTTGACCGTGGAAATGATAGAGTGGGATTTGCAAAAGCCTCTCATAGAAGGGAGCATTCCTGA